The following are encoded together in the Zingiber officinale cultivar Zhangliang chromosome 8A, Zo_v1.1, whole genome shotgun sequence genome:
- the LOC122010586 gene encoding probable WRKY transcription factor 70 produces the protein MSCDEHWMVVEQLNRAQKLTSQLQAVLLPLLPPGSRRSELARDHLREMIRCSTSALSALQACGSPASGFDMIAADGQRMSPEHEKVRKDGEGGRSWPPKDAKRRRNEDSWSIITTTPHEDGHKWRKCGEKQIRGSKRPRSYYRCVYGKEKGCGAKKTIQEEDIEYNPPKYRVVYAMVHACASTSPPLLNNNLVPLLDTSFDLNNVEFAAKQKVVYPLPCEGGKNEMVLELPISTELDAIFEAMMDTYFGRDEVNHLIS, from the exons ATGAGTTGCGATGAGCATTGGATGGTGGTGGAACAGCTCAACCGAGCTCAAAAGCTCACGAGCCAGCTCCAAGCTGTTCTGCTACCGTTGCTTCCGCCTGGAAGCCGAAGGTCGGAGTTGGCAAGGGATCACTTGAGGGAGATGATCAGGTGCTCCACCTCCGCCCTCTCTGCGTTGCAGGCTTGCGGTTCGCCTGCTTCGGGGTTCGATATGATCGCCGCCGACGGCCAACGCATGAGTCCCGAGCATGAGAAAGTGAGGAAGGACGGGGAGGGTGGTAGGAGCTGGCCTCCTAAAGATGCCAAGAGAAG GAGGAACGAGGATTCTTGGTCGATAATTACAACAACCCCTCATGAAGATGGGCATAAATGGAGGAAGTGCGGTGAGAAGCAGATCCGTGGCTCCAAACGTCCAAG GAGCTACTACAGATGTGTTTATGGCAAGGAGAAAGGTTGCGGCGCAAAGAAGACGATACAAGAAGAAGATATCGAATATAATCCGCCAAAATATCGCGTAGTTTATGCAATGGTGCATGCTTGTGCTAGCACTTCGCCCCCCTTGCTCAACAACAATTTGGTGCCTCTACTTGATACCTCCTTCGACTTAAACAATGTCGAATTCGCAGCAAAGCAAAAGGTAGTGTATCCTTTGCCGTGCGAGGGCGGCAAGAATGAGATGGTGTTAGAGTTACCGATATCGACCGAGTTGGATGCAATTTTTGAAGCAATGATGGATACCTACTTTGGAAGAGATGAAGTAAATCATCTAATTAGCTAG
- the LOC122007818 gene encoding uncharacterized protein LOC122007818 isoform X1 — protein MAMAMAMATIAATRGNNQRFRAPPPSPIATGKGRRSAAVDDRVFSEYLDKSLRVPDLSLPGPYCRSKSPIKDPVEVDLRSLLSGDESIARRVLAAAAEIGAVPVVGGGEALAEEVRAAIEAGKGVMNPEGERLSRYIEKNWFARRDGTVQEFVWYRSRSPETERLLQRTWPGSYLALRDNMECIALRLDTVADCIAKILSKYVTDPTPTKRLREVQSTLHLRKQVSPYTTSKTLDSIETKSRNSDVLSLHICGDHHEFCIHHPEGSIIIMLRAGDILVTIGKTLQELCNGELRSASAEALFQPVDDSFTSFSLEYMCCPLVLSHEPDPDPDHETKTISLTDQLLVVLFFVLLYCFVT, from the exons ATGGCGATGGCGATGGCGATGGCGACGATCGCAGCGACGCGCGGGAACAACCAGCGATTCCGAGCGCCGCCTCCCTCCCCGATTGCAACCGGAAAGGGACGCAGATCGGCAGCGGTCGATGATCGTGTGTTCTCCGAGTACCTCGACAAATCGCTCCGGGTCCCCGATCTTTCCCTTCCGGGACCCTACTGCCGCTCCAAGTCCCCGATCAAGGATCCGGTGGAGGTTGATCTGCGTTCTTTGTTATCCGGAGATGAGTCCATAGCCCGTCGTGTGCTTGCCGCAGCCGCGGAGATTGGCGCGGTCCCAGTGGTCGGCGGGGGCGAGGCATTGGCGGAGGAGGTCAGGGCCGCGATTGAAGCGGGCAAGGGGGTCATGAATCCTGAGGGGGAGAGGTTGAGTAGGTACATTGAGAAAAATTGGTTCGCACGGAGGGATGGAACCGTGCAGGAGTTCGTTTGGTATCGGTCGCGGAGCCCAGAGACGGAGCGGCTTCTCCAGCGGACCTGGCCTGGATCGTATCTTGCCCTCAG GGACAACATGGAGTGTATTGCGTTAAGGCTGGATACTGTAGCGGATTGCATTGCCAAAATTCTTTCTAAATATGTCACAGATCCAACACCCACCAAAAGACTTCGCGAGGTTCAGTCAACCCTTCATCTGAGAAAGCAAGTATCCCCTTACACCACAAGTAAAACACTGGATTCTATTGAAACCAAATCACGTAATTCTGATGTTTTGAGTCTCCACATTTGCGGCGATCATCATGAATTTTGCATCCATCATCCAGAAGGCTCTATAATTATCATGTTGCGGGCAGGGGACATTCTAGTTACAATCGGTAAAACACTCCAG GAATTGTGCAATGGAGAGCTAAGGAGTGCCTCAGCGGAAGCACTTTTCCAGCCAGTAGATGATTCATTTACCTCATTCTCGCTTGAATACATGTGCTGTCCCCTAGTTCTGTCTCATGAGCCTGATCCTGATCCTGATCATGAAACAAAAACGATCTCTTTAACTGATCAGTTGCTGGTGGTTCTTTTTTTTGTTCTGTTATACTGTTTTGTCACCTAG
- the LOC122007818 gene encoding uncharacterized protein LOC122007818 isoform X2: MAMAMAMATIAATRGNNQRFRAPPPSPIATGKGRRSAAVDDRVFSEYLDKSLRVPDLSLPGPYCRSKSPIKDPVEVDLRSLLSGDESIARRVLAAAAEIGAVPVVGGGEALAEEVRAAIEAGKGVMNPEGERLSRYIEKNWFARRDGTVQEFVWYRSRSPETERLLQRTWPGSYLALRDNMECIALRLDTVADCIAKILSKYVTDPTPTKRLREVQSTLHLRKQVSPYTTSKTLDSIETKSRNSDVLSLHICGDHHEFCIHHPEGSIIIMLRAGDILVTIGIVQWRAKECLSGSTFPASR; the protein is encoded by the exons ATGGCGATGGCGATGGCGATGGCGACGATCGCAGCGACGCGCGGGAACAACCAGCGATTCCGAGCGCCGCCTCCCTCCCCGATTGCAACCGGAAAGGGACGCAGATCGGCAGCGGTCGATGATCGTGTGTTCTCCGAGTACCTCGACAAATCGCTCCGGGTCCCCGATCTTTCCCTTCCGGGACCCTACTGCCGCTCCAAGTCCCCGATCAAGGATCCGGTGGAGGTTGATCTGCGTTCTTTGTTATCCGGAGATGAGTCCATAGCCCGTCGTGTGCTTGCCGCAGCCGCGGAGATTGGCGCGGTCCCAGTGGTCGGCGGGGGCGAGGCATTGGCGGAGGAGGTCAGGGCCGCGATTGAAGCGGGCAAGGGGGTCATGAATCCTGAGGGGGAGAGGTTGAGTAGGTACATTGAGAAAAATTGGTTCGCACGGAGGGATGGAACCGTGCAGGAGTTCGTTTGGTATCGGTCGCGGAGCCCAGAGACGGAGCGGCTTCTCCAGCGGACCTGGCCTGGATCGTATCTTGCCCTCAG GGACAACATGGAGTGTATTGCGTTAAGGCTGGATACTGTAGCGGATTGCATTGCCAAAATTCTTTCTAAATATGTCACAGATCCAACACCCACCAAAAGACTTCGCGAGGTTCAGTCAACCCTTCATCTGAGAAAGCAAGTATCCCCTTACACCACAAGTAAAACACTGGATTCTATTGAAACCAAATCACGTAATTCTGATGTTTTGAGTCTCCACATTTGCGGCGATCATCATGAATTTTGCATCCATCATCCAGAAGGCTCTATAATTATCATGTTGCGGGCAGGGGACATTCTAGTTACAATCG GAATTGTGCAATGGAGAGCTAAGGAGTGCCTCAGCGGAAGCACTTTTCCAGCCAGTAGATGA
- the LOC122007817 gene encoding WEB family protein At2g38370-like gives MVMKVRPPPPPPSLRSVASAAGVMVGEEAKKRSGRGEVDSSVPFRSVKEAVERFGGGSSAAWRPHSCPSLLLSPEDVELMKIEEQTVKLEMDLFLKERETLSVLKELEMAKKKADGLKLRLHMEASKAIEETDRCSDKMMMPSSFNQQQKCFIYYGNHREFKDQIFYQEQTKQTPCSTLRELNQAKLYLKTTSGLVGCQNSVELLRSAIEKEKKLLKETCERLNSKTVQVSCLEKEISLTLDQTNLIKGTKRRDYRSSSDVLSCMKELRSDTEKFKRIAAAAKTEMSKLSLDIQQAKSGIKAAELRFAAAKKVEAAARNAEATTLSKVKSLTDGEKTDAESQTASGVTITVDKYDMLIKRAQGADETLRKRMEAAMNNLKGAQESKLELLKKLEEANADVETSRKALHEALKKGEDANQGRLAIEEALRKWKPHNDRTRRSNLTNTKFKNSAAPHQRRSWILDVNGISLISAGPSHRRDAPSLSIGQILSRKLNGSEEHESQALQIVNGRPKVSLRQMLSRKDDFLSPRMITDGAQKPCLTTRKKFSVLVLSLFLAKQKKQHQKQSMGSPASFRGKNILR, from the exons ATGGTGATGAAGGTGCGGCCGCCTCCGCCGCCTCCTTCGCTTCGTTCGGTTGCTTCTGCTGCAGGGGTAATGGTGGGGGAGGAGGCGAAGAAGAGGAGCGGGAGAGGGGAGGTGGACAGTTCTGTCCCGTTCCGCTCGGTGAAGGAGGCCGTCGAACGGTTTGGCGGCGGGAGTTCCGCCGCGTGGAGGCCGCATTCCTGCCCCTCGCTTCTACTTTCTCCCGAG GATGTTGAGCTTATGAAAATAGAAGAACAAACTGTGAAATTGGAGATGGATCTTTTTCTTAAGGAAAGAGAAACACTTAGTGTGCTAAAAGAACTGGAAATGGCTAAAAAGAAGGCAGATGGTTTAAAATTACGACTACATATGGAAGCCAGTAAAGCCATTGAAGAAACTGATAGATGCTCAGATAAAATGATGATGCCTTCTAGTTTCAATCAACAACAGAAGTGTTTCATCTATTATGGAAATCATAGAGAATTCAAAGATCAAATTTTTTATCAGGAACAAACCAAACAAACCCCTTGTTCGACATTAAGGGAATTGAACCAAGCTAAGTTGTACCTGAAGACTACAAGCGGTTTAGTTGGGTGTCAAAATTCAGTTGAACTTCTAAGAAGTGCAATAGAGAAGGAGAAAAAGTTGCTCAAGGAAACCTGTGAAAGGCTCAACTCAAAGACTGTTCAAGTCTCATGCTTGGAGAAAGAAATAAGCCTAACATTAGATCAAACAAATCTAATTAAAGGCACAAAAAGGCGAGATTATAGAAGTTCTTCCGATGTATTGAGTTGTATGAAAGAGCTAAGATCTGACACAGAGAAGTTCAAAAGAATTGCTGCAGCTGCTAAAACCGAAATGTCCAAGTTATCTCTTGATATCCAACAGGCTAAGTCTGGTATCAAGGCTGCCGAGCTGAGGTTTGCCGCAGCTAAAAAAGTGGAAGCTGCAGCCAGGAATGCAGAGGCTACAACTCTTTCCAAAGTCAAATCGTTAACAGATGGTGAAAAAACAGATGCTGAGTCGCAAACTGCATCTGGAGTTACGATTACTGTTGACAAGTATGACATGCTGATCAAAAGAGCCCAAGGTGCTGATGAAACTCTGAGAAAGAGAATGGAAGCTGCTATGAATAATCTGAAAGGAGCACAGGAGTCTAAACTGGAGTTACTCAAAAAGTTGGAAGAAGCGAATGCAGATGTTGAAACAAGTAGGAAAGCCTTACATGAGGCCCTAAAGAAGGGTGAAGATGCAAATCAAGGTAGGCTTGCAATTGAAGAAGCACTTAGGAAATGGAAGCCCCACAATGATAGGACTCGTCGATCAAATCTAACCAACACCAAATTCAAGAACTCGGCAGCCCCTCATCAAAGGCGCTCATGGATACTTGATGTGAATGGAATAAGCTTGATTTCTGCAGGACCAAGTCATAGAAGAGATGCCCCCTCTCTTTCGATTGGGCAGATCCTCAGCAGAAAGCTCAATGGTTCTGAAGAGCATGAATCACAAGCACTTCAGATCGTGAATGGAAGACCTAAGGTTTCGCTACGCCAAATGCTGAGCAGAAAGGATGACTTTTTGTCCCCTAGAATGATCACTGATGGAGCACAAAAACCATGTTTAACAACGAGGAAGAAGTTCAGTGTCTTAGTACTTTCGCTTTTCTTGGCGAAGCAAAAGAAGCAGCACCAGAAGCAGTCTATGGGTTCACCAGCTAGCTTCCGCGGCAAGAATATCTTGCGATAA